One region of Emys orbicularis isolate rEmyOrb1 chromosome 4, rEmyOrb1.hap1, whole genome shotgun sequence genomic DNA includes:
- the RCN1 gene encoding reticulocalbin-1: MGFQAACCFVLLLCTGGSLSKPTLRKERVVHPDPQLSDQLHEDNQSFQYDHEAFLGKEEAKTFDQLTPEESKEKLGKIVDRIDDNKDGYVTTEELKNWIKRVQKRYIFENVAKVWRDYDVNKDNKISWEEYKQATYGYYLENPEEFQDATDQHSFKKMLPRDERRFKTADLDGDSTATREEFTAFLHPEEFEHMKDIVILETLEDIDKNEDGFVDQDEYIADMFAHEEGGPEPDWVITEREQFSDFRDINKDGKMDKEEIRHWILPQDYDHAQAEARHLVYESDVDKDQKLTKEEILENWNMFVGSQATNYGEDLTKNHDEL, translated from the exons ATGGGCTTCCAGGCTGCCTGCTGTTTCGTGCTGCTGCTTTGCACAGGAGGGTCACTCAGCAAACCCACTCTCAGAAAGGAGAGGGTCGTTCATCCAGACCCTCAGCTCAGCGATCAGCTGCACGAAGATAACCAAAGCTTCCAGTATGACCATGAGGCTTTTCTGGGCAAGGAGGAAGCCAAGACTTTCGATCAGCTCACCCCAGAAGAAAGCAAAGAGAAACTAGG GAAAATTGTTGATAGAATAGACGATAACAAAGATGGCTACGTCACAACAGAGGAATTGAAAAACTGGATTAAGCGAGTGCAGAAACGCTAcatctttgaaaatgtggctaAAGTCTGGAGAGATTATGACGTAAACAAGGATAACAAAATATCCTGGGAAGAATACAAACAAGCCACGTATGGTTATTATCTAG AAAATCCAGAAGAATTTCAAGATGCGACTGATcaacacagttttaaaaaaatgctgcccAGGGATGAAAGGCGATTCAAAACTGCAGACCTGGATGGAGACTCAACTGCCACTCGTGAGGAGTTCACTGCCTTTCTTCATCCGGAGGAGTTTGAGCATATGAAAGACATTGTCATCTTA gAAACACTGGAGGACATAGACAAAAACGAGGATGGTTTTGTGGATCAAGATGAGTACATTG CTGATATGTTTGCACATGAGGAAGGTGGACCTGAACCTGACTGGGTAATTACTGAACGTGAGCAGTTTTCAGATTTTCGGGATATAAACAAGGATGGGAAGATGGATAAAGAGGAGATTCGGCACTGGATTCTCCCACAAGACTATGATCACGCACAAGCTGAAGCCAGGCACTTAGTCTATGAATCGGACGTAGACAAG gaTCAAAAGTTAACCAAAGAGGAGATTCTAGAGAACTGGAACATGTTTGTTGGCAGCCAAGCTACCAATTATGGGGAAGATCTCACAAAAAATCACGATGAACTATGA